One genomic window of Nerophis lumbriciformis linkage group LG31, RoL_Nlum_v2.1, whole genome shotgun sequence includes the following:
- the nxph2a gene encoding neurexophilin-2 gives MGALQIFLFFLLLHQVSCRKVVTGETELMEWGDPHSSPTGASPRILNPLRLFARPSPGLKEVSYLQNMEDFWDWLSNQTDVQDPQARTKRRPIVKTGKFKKMFGWGDFHSNIKTVKLNLLITGKIVDHGNGTFSVYFRHNSTGLGNVSVSLVPPSKVVEFEVAQQSTLETKDTKSFNCRIEYEKTDRNKKTALCSFDPSKVCYQEQTQSHVSWLCSKPFKVICIYIAFYSVDYKLVQKVCPDYNYHSDTPYSSTG, from the coding sequence GTCTCCTGCAGGAAAGTAGTCACTGGGGAGACAGAGCTCATGGAGTGGGGGGACCCACACTCCTCTCCCACGGGGGCCAGTCCTCGGATCCTCAACCCCCTGCGTCTGTTTGCCAGGCCCTCCCCGGGCCTGAAGGAAGTGTCCTATTTACAGAACATGGAGGACTTCTGGGACTGGTTATCTAACCAGACAGATGTTCAGGACCCACAGGCCAGAACTAAACGCAGGCCCATCGTCAAGACCGGCAAGTTCAAGAAGATGTTCGGCTGGGGAGACTTCCACTCCAACATCAAGACGGTCAAACTCAACCTGCTGATCACGGGCAAGATCGTGGACCACGGCAACGGCACCTTCAGCGTCTACTTCCGCCACAACTCCACGGGCCTGGGCAACGTGTCGGTCAGCCTGGTGCCGCCCTCCAAGGTGGTGGAGTTCGAGGTGGCCCAGCAGTCCACGCTGGAGACCAAGGACACCAAGTCCTTCAACTGCCGCATCGAGTACGAGAAGACGGACCGCAACAAGAAGACGGCGCTGTGCAGCTTCGACCCGTCCAAGGTGTGCTATCAGGAGCAGACGCAGAGTCACGTGTCCTGGCTCTGCTCCAAGCCCTTCAAGGTCATCTGCATCTACATCGCCTTCTACAGCGTGGACTACAAACTGGTGCAGAAGGTTTGTCCCGACTACAACTACCACAGTGACACACCTTACTCCTCCACCGGATGA